A segment of the Scomber japonicus isolate fScoJap1 chromosome 5, fScoJap1.pri, whole genome shotgun sequence genome:
GTGGTATTTTTCGGTCTTAACATAACTAACacatctgtttttatctgtagAGTTTAAACTGAAGAAGATGTGGAAGAGTCCCAACGGAACCATCAGGAACATCCTGGGCGGCACCGTCTTCCGCGAGCCAATCATCTGCAAGAACATTCCCAGGCTCGTTCCAGGTTGGACACAGCCCATCACCATCGGCAGACACGCCTTCGGTGATCAGGTGAGTCCAATCTAAAAGATTCAGGATCATGTAGTGGTTAAGTTTTCACCTCTTAAGCCCACAgtaaaatcttttaaaaatctTTGACTGTGAATAACATTTAACATGCTTCCCCCACAGTACAGAGCAACAGACTTTGTTGTGGACCAGCCCGGCAAATTCAAGATCATCTTCTCACCTACTGATGGTAGCAAAGCCAAGGAATGGGAGGTCTATGATTTCCCTGCTGGCGGCTGTGGAATGGGCATGTACAACACAGACGAGGTGAGTTTAGATACTTCTATTTAAGGGTTTTCACATGAAAGGTGTTTTATGGAGATAGACAGAAGGTTATTTGCACCTGAGGAAGGCACCTGTTGGAATGAAATGTGCTAAATGTCAAAGTAGGACAGTTTGAGAccttttctttgtatttgacACTAAAAATATTTATGCATCACTTAAAAGAATACAAAATAATAGTTAGCTGCTTTATTGTTGCAGTTAGTTTCGTATCTCTACCCTTTAAGCCTAATGGATTGACGGTACTTATTCAGTTGTCACTcacattactttttaatttgatgtctAAACTTGGCATATTAAAAGATTCACTCCTTAAAGTAAACGTCGCCGTTAAATTCAGCCTGAGGCTTTTTGTAATATTGTCACAGCAGTTACTTTAGTAGACAAACCTCTTTTTCAACCTGCTTTGCTActgttttgtttgctttcatTGGTGCAGGTCTGTTTGATTTAACAACATCAGAGGTCATAGATGACTTTCAAATTGTCAAGGGGAAGGTTGTTCACCTCTGTACTACTGATAAAAACCTCCAGCAGTCGTgaactgtttgtttctgtttttgtttctacTCGTCAGTCTATTACAGGCTTCGCACACAGTTGCTTCCAGTATGCCATTGGCAAGAAGTGGCCACTGTACATGAGCACAAAGAACACCATTCTCAAAGCCTATGATGGCAGATTTAAGGATATCTTCCAGGATATCTTTGAGAAGTGAGTGTCATCtgtctttgtttagtttttcagtCTTTCAGATTTAATGGACTCCTAGACTGATACAAGATTTTCCACTAACTATCTTTTTATTCCAAAATACAGataaataattaatacaatAATTAAGACTTGGATTAGAGTATAAATCCACATTTTAGGGCTTAAATGTTGTAGACTAATGCAAAattgtaaacagcaatttaagatgattgttttgtttctgtttgcttCAGGAACTACAAGCCCCAGTTTGACAAACTGAAGATCTGGTATGAGCACAGGCTTATTGATGATATGGTTGCCCAAGTGCTGAAGTCCTCTGGAGCCTTTGTGTGGGCTTGCAAGAACTACGACGGTGATGTTCAGTCTGATATTCTCGCACAGGGTGAGATATTTATAAACATTCCCACTGCTTCCTGGAAGATTATGTTTGCATTTTAGACACTTGCTAGTTTTCAAGCGGATGATTGGTTGTATTAAAGAGGtgtctgcattttttttgtgtcctgTTTTTAGGTTTTGGCTCTCTGGGACTGATGACATCAGTTCTTGTGTGTCCTGATGGCAAGACTATTGAAGCTGAGGCTGCCCACGGCACTGTGACCAGGCACTACCGCGAGCACCAGAAGGTTACTAGCCTATCCGTCTTTATTAGTCctattgaaaaacatttcaactgagcaatgaaacagaaaatgcaTGTCAAATTGTGGCCTTTGCAAACAGACTGTGTAATCTGTGGAGTTATACTGCCATCATGTggtgaaaatagaaaatatgctTGTACACTTGTATTTGTATATACAGTTATTGAGTAATGGAAAAACCAAGATAAATGTGGTAGTTCTGAAAGTTTAAAGCTGTATTTGAATCCTCAACTGCAATTTCAGGGAAGACCGACCAGCACCAACCCCATCGCCAGCATTTTTGCCTGGACCAGGGGCTTGGAACACCGTGGTAAACTCGATGGAAACCCTGACCTTATCAAGTAAGAGACATGTAATGTTGGAAGAAAACTTACTAAACCTTGTATGAAATGTGCCTTTTTTAAACGTCTTTGTTGATCTTCAGGTTCTCCCAGACTTTGGAGAGGGTGTGTGTTGAGACTGTTGAGAGCGGTACAATGACCAAGGACCTTGCAGGCTGCATCCACGGCCTGTCCAAGTAAGTTCCTTAATAAATATGCATTAACTCTACTTCTATCTATCACTATCACTATCACCATCAGTCTGTAACATTGATGTCACAGTGTATTATTTACCCTGGTTCTGATATGCCAGCATGCAATACTGGTTGGAAACTTGAAACCTCGTCCAAAACATGCCCTGATCTTGTTTTCATCAGACAAGAtttaaaattagattttctGTAGCCAGTGAAAAGTAAtccttttgtttctgtttgttttgaggGAAGTTTATGTTGAATACTTAATATTGTGAAATGTTAAGAAAGAACAACGTCAGTTACATGAAAGATGGGGGGGAAAACATGCACTGCACAATTGTTCACCTGGATCTAGATGCAGatttctaaacattttattgAACATACTTATGATGGACTGTGTTGCCTTGGCAGAGTTATGTTGTCTTTTGTTATCAGACTTATGCTCATCACTTGTCCTGATGTTAGTTGCATTGGCTCACCTTCcctgttttagttttttgtttgctAAGCATTTCTCATCCATGAAGCTCAGTTCACACATCTACCACTGATGGGATATTATTTTTGaaatttaagtcatttttctcGCAATACTAGAGACATAAAGATAAAGGCAGGGGCACGGCCATCTTTGAATAATACAACTGTCATGGTATTAAATCATACCTTAACGTTGAAGTAATAttgattaatattaattaatgctAAACCCTAGagataaaagtaaagtaaatgatcagtattgtagtttttttgtcttgtttcttaAGCGTGATATTGAATTTTCTGACATGCTctgtcttgtctttctttctcagtgTCAAGCTGAATGAACATTATGTCAATACTACAGACTTCCTTGACGCCATCAAGACAAATCTGGAAAAAGCCATCGGCAAGTGAAGGACTTGAAAGAGTATAGTTAGCCTGGAGATGGCAATGTCACTCTTCTGTTTTTTGTACCTCATTTTTAACTTGAAAGGTCAATCAATCCACTTGCATTTCTGAAGGACAAAAAATGTGCTGTCTATAGGAGTATGTAGTGTTCTATAAGGTTATTAAACGGTTGAGAGCAGTCTTTCCACCTGATGTCTCCCTAACTATCTGTCCCATTATTTgcaaggttttatttttgtaatgtgaAGTACTGTATTCAATACTGTGTAATGCCTTGAGCAAGACTGAAGCCTGTGTCAAACATACTTGCCAATAAAACCCCTTGTTTGACCTattgttgtattattttgtgttataaaacaaacaaaaggtgAGCTGTCTTAAAGGTAAATAAATTTATTATCTTACAGTTTTGTCTGGTACACAACATTGTACATACATTGCTATCCACATTTTCTCCACACTAATGTCTAATACAGAAAGCCATTTAAGCTGAACATCTTCCCCTTTGTTGCATCACTAAAACAGTGATGGATTAAACACAGAAGCTgaagaactaaaaaaaaaattagcattttttttctttattttaaatgcgCTATATCAACATCGCACATGGATACCTTGTTTGCAGGTTACAAGTTTGAAAAGCTAAGCACTGGGAAACTGAATATATTGAGCATTTCCCAAATCATTTTCCATGAGGTCCATGGCCCTGTCACATGTTGGGAGGTTGTCGTTCATCACTTGAGACCAGTGTACAGCATGATGGATGGCATGCTCTTGCAGACACACTGGGGCACTTAATATTTCTGTCCGAGTTTTTTGGGACAATTCTTGTTGAGATTCatccatataaaaaaaaaaaagaaaaaaagacaactgcAATACAAATGCAGGTTTGCATTGCTTTTGAAAAATGCTGCAGTCTTGTCTCGTGAAGGCCTgaatttgggggggggggggggggtgcgcgGAGAGTGAGATTTGTTGAAAAAGAAGCTGTACCACAGTCTGTTCTCTGTGGTTATCTTTTGAAGAGATCTACCGATGGGTGGGAGGGGAGCCTGAATGTAATTTCATGAGGTCTGCGATTGGACCTTTTAAGAAAACCAATGTCCCAGCTCGACACAACAGCAAGGAAAAGAGACTGACAGTGCCTGTAGCTGAAAATTTTATTCAATTCTTTGGTAAAAGGGTCCTATGGTTTTAAAAAGGGTATTTTTGATTTTCTTGTCATTAGTGTCTTAAAACATTCCACAGAAACAATTACATTCATAGACTAGAGATCAATACAGGGGGATGCTTGTTAATGCAGAAACCTAAAAAGTAGACACAGTGGCCCTCAGTGCAAAGCACTGATTATAGTACCAGCCAACATACAAGAGGACTGATACATTATgtacaataatatacaataaaacacgGATTCCAAATCCAATGGAGCTGAAGTCATATTACAGACCTCAGATTTAATTTGTCACAGTATAAATCAAAGTGAATCATTAACCTCTGCAACTTGATAAGCTTTGGCAAGTGAAATGAGCAGTAACACTTGTTCCCTTCTCTAACCCTTCACATTAGTTTACCacagcagactgagagagactgggattgtctgggtgagtaagtGCAGTATGACATCACCATATGCTTTTATGCTTACAGctaaaaatgtgcttttcaaATTAGGCTCAGATGATGTTTCTGTTGTTAAGCAACTGACAACATACGCatttatatagatttttttacAACTTAGTTTTCGCGATTTTAGACAATCCACTtttgtcatatataatatatatattttttcagtagatttgcagtgttttaaagatgaaaaatatgtaattagGTAAAAACTATGCATTTTCAAATTGTGTAGCATTACGATTCCAGTGCATATGAATGTGCAGTTTTGCTGGGTATCTTCACATCCTTGAAGAACAACCCGAACACAATGCCTttaacagcaaaaaacaaaaaaaaaaaaaacaacaatcctGTTATCATTAATTAACACTTATATTCAATTTGGGgtcattttaataattcatgcagTGCTGAAGCGCCCCGCGCCCTTCCCATAGGTGCTGTAATACTCCATTTGAGATAGTTTAGCAATGtctggtgtgttgttgttgttagcccGGTTTTCTCGCTCACTGAATTCAAAGCTCTCCTCTTCATAATCCTCCTGGCCTTCTGGGTCCTGGGGGGGCTCtgaagaaggaagcaaaaggTACAAATATGATTTCACTCTGTCCtcaatcacactcacacacacacacacacacacacaatgaactCTTCTTTTGCCCCTCCTCCCCGGCCTCAGTATCAGTCTCCACTGATAGAGACAGGCATGTCTAATCCAGGCACTGCTATATTTACTAAACACACAGGGAGGGAGTGACAGAGAAACATCAAAACACTTGGCCACCAGATTACACTACATGCTGAGTCAAAGTGCATTAGGGACAGATTGAGTGACATGAAACCCGCCAAGCAGTTCCACCAGGAAATCTGCCACACATAACCCATCAACAAATTCAAATGCTACCAAGAAATTTCATCTCTTTCTAAGAAGAGAGAGTAATTAAGGGTGTCAGATAGAGCAACTCACCTTGTCCATCTATTGAGGTGTCCATGATGCCGTGTTTGACCTTCATGTGTCGGCTGAGGTTGCCCTTCAGGTTGAACTTGCTGGTGCAGTAAGGGCACTTGAAGGGCTTGCTGCCGGCATGGAGATGCATGTGGCCGAGGAGGTTGTACATTCTGTTGAAAGACTTCCCGCATACCTGAGAGACAGAAGCACAACGGTCAGTATACCATTCTGCTCCGTCACACCTTGTCTTTAAGTTAAATCCGCCTGCTTCACTCACCTTGCATTTGAACGGCTTGACCGGCAGATGGACAATCATGTGCGTTTTAAGGGTCTGCTTTTGGACAAAGGTCTTGAAGCAGACGTGGCACTGGAAGGGCCTCACACTGGCGTGAATCAACATGTGTCTCTTCAGGTTGGCAGACAGGGTGAACTCTCGGGCACAGACGTCACACTTGAATTCTTTCATACCCTGGGGAAACAAAAGAGGTGTTCGGTCCTTTTAATGAATCTGGCTAAATGTGCTGtttagataaaataaataatgagtcATGGGGAGAAACACACAAGGAGTTTGCATGCGTCTGCATGTGGGCATTTGTATTCTGGCTTCTCTAAGTCATGTAGATTACATTAGCCCCCCCAAGTgttgaaagacagagaaagaaagagtggaaAAAGTCTATCAATGGAAAGAATatactttttttcagtttcaacatttatttaacttttatatatgtgtatatgtatatatatgttatatgtgtaacaaaaatgaatgtgaaaagttttttttttcctacagaATAAAACTGACCGATAGAAATACTTGAGGGAAGTAGCTCTGCAAAcagcacacaacacaaaacacatgcaaGTGCGGGTTGAGccacacaaaaaaactcaaGGCCTTTGAAGACTGTGTTTACAAAGCAACTGGTTTAGGAGAAAAAAGGCTGTGATGCAAGTGTGCAATATACCCCTCAGTTTTCTATGAGAAGTCATACAGCAGACACTGAGTGAATAGAGCAAAAATATTTCCCTATTCCTcataatgtcatttttatattctAAACTCTTGtttaatgatgatttaaaaaaatgtgcagttGTATGAGGCTGGCCTACTCTGGGTTTTGTTTTGGACACATTAACTGGTTGACAAAATTCAGGCACATCATTTGGTTTCAGTACCTTATGTGCGAGGGCGTGCGCTGCCAGTACCTTGTGAGTGAGAGCGTGTTGTCGAAGGTGGTGGATCTGGACGAATTCCATGCCGCACTCTGGGCAAACGTAGGGCCGCACGTTCTGGTGCTTCATTAGGTGGTTCTGCAGCTGGCTGCGGTAGGCGAAGGACTTGTGGCACTCTGTGCATTGGTATGTGGTGGGGCCCTGATGGCTGGTCAGGTGACGTTTCAGGTGTGCGTAGGTTGGGAACTCCATACCGCACTGGGTGCAGACGTGGCACTGACCGTTTTCATGTTTGTTCTCGTGGGTCCTCAGCTCGCTGGGGTAGGCAAAGCCACGGCCACAGAAGCGACAGCTGTAGGGCTTGACATCTGAATGCTGTAGCATGTGCCTCTTCAGGTGGCTGGTCTGCGTGAAGGCCTTCTCACAAACGGTACACTTGTGAGGTCGGGTTCCCTGGTGGGTGAGCAGGTGAGTCTGAAGGTGGCTTGGCTGCTTGAATAGCTTTCCACAGTGTAGACATTCATGGGGTTTAATTCCATTATGGCCCAGGATATGTGTGACAAGGTTATATTTGGATGTGTATGACTTCTCACACATGCGGCACTTCCAGCGTTTCAGACCCTCTCCTACATCTACGCAGTAAGACTCGTCGATCTGTACATTGATGTCCAACCTGTCAATCTGCATCCTCCTGGCGAGGCCCTCTGGGTCTGACCACAGCATGGCCTGCCCGTTCTCCTCGTACTCTCCTGGCAGTGCCATATCAGCAGACTCATAGGCTACCTCATTAGACTCATAATACCGGTTCTCCAAAGGACTCCCAGTCTCTCCACTAGTTTTGAGGTTTagtgcctcctcctcttcttcttcctccaccaccaactcctcttccttcctctctctttctctaccactgctttcttcttgttcctgcTCTGGTTGTCTGTCTGACGGTGGCCTGGATGTATCTCTCACACATGAGGGACAATTTCCGCAGGCCTGCTCCTCTTTCAGAGAACCTTGTGGCGTGATGGCATCCTCTTGTTTGCCAGGACTACGCCTGCTGTTCATGTGAATGCAGGAAGATGGTGTATCAGACTCAAGCCGTTCACCTTTAACCTGAGCCTGTGGACTTGGTACTTTGTGTGGATGACCCACTAAATCTCCGTCACTCTTAGGCCTCTTGGTCCTCCCACGGGGCCCTGGCCTTCTTCTCTCACTGCAGTGTGGCTGGGGCTCCGGCTCCCCAGCAGGCTCAGCCAGGTAGTCCCCGTTAGCCCCTATCAGCTGGTCAGCGTACTCATACTCCATTGCCTCAGGCTGAGGACAGGGGCGCTCTCTGGGTTCTCCTGTGTAAAAGCCATTAGGAGCGATGGTGGCCCCAAAGATTTCATTCTGGGAGATGAGGCCAAGAACGGCTGCCTGAGCCAGAGATAGCACCACCACAGTCTCCGTCTGTGTGCCCACATCCACGTGGCCCTCAGTCATCTTGGGGAAGGTCCGCACCAAGCGgctactctcctcctcctggaaGACAACACACAAACCATACAGCGTAAGTGAGAAAAAATGAAGCAGAAACAAtaatacatctgtgtgtgtttttttataattcCGTTGTTACAAAACATGCCTTACACAATGTTTCCTCATATAACCTCATTTCCCCATTGTAGCCTCATGATATTGGTAACCTTCCTATTAatacaaacaacatttttactttagagtaatataaaaatgatcataTGATTGAGTTTCAAGATTTAATGTTTCAGATAGACAACAGACAACTCCAGGAGAGTATTAAGATGTTTTTCAGGTTTACTCTGTAAAAGCTGCATTCGGACTACGCCTTTTTTCTTTGCTCTGAATCCACAGAACATTAGATTGAGGAGATAAGGCAGATCTGTGTTAGCGCCCCGCTTCCTTCCTTGACAGGCTTTAGAATAATAAAGAACACAACAAGGGATGCAGGTCCAGCCAGGAAGTTGACTTCCGTGGACTGTCCTCAGCACTTCCTGTGGGGTCCCGGGGCAGCCTGGCTGACCAAAGTCGGCTCATCACTGAATCTATCTGTACCATTCATGAGGAGCAAAGCATCTCGGCTCTAAACTCAGAGACTCTCGCCGTAGCCGACTTCATAATGCCTGCCACACCGGGCTTCCTTAACAAGATGATATATGCCGGGAGGCAGTCTCATATCCATAACAGACATTCGATTGAGCTTCGAGCTCATTCTGTATTCCAGACCAATGCATAAGACTCGCTAACATAATTGTATGGTTCCGAAGTGTTTCAGACCCACATGCACATGTTTACCCTGCCGCCTGTGAAAGCGGAACAGTGAAACTATGGGGAAGAAATTGTGGTAAGACCAAACTGGCTCTCTGTGGTTAAAGAGAAGCGGGTATTATAGGCCGCTGGTTTCAGGTTATTTCTCAGAACAGAACTGACTGGTTGGGAAATGTATGGAGAAGCTCTGACCCCTGGTTTCTTTTCAAACTGAACACACTAGTCTTCACTCTGTATCATACAGGCAagagctgctgctttttgcctGACACAatactgaaagaaaagaaaaaaagtggatggagaaaagggaaaagggaaaaggagaTAGAGCAagaataaaggtgtgtgtgcatctgtggagagtgagtgagtgagtgagtgagtgagtgagtgagtgagtgagtgtgtgtgtgtgtgtgtgtgtgtgtgtgagtgtgtgtgtgtgtgtgtgtgtgtgtgtgtgtgtgttgggagagGGGAGTAGACCTGGATGCCCTGATAACCACGTCATTTATAATTACTGCTTTTAAAGTagtcagacagagacagacagtgtgtttgtgagaaagaaaaggaaagagactGGGTGTGTAtttgaaattgtgtgtgtgagtgtgtgtgtgtgcgagtgagagagaaaagagaaggagggaggtatggagagaaggagaaagagctgTGGGCGGgggaggagtggagggagggagacggagagagaaatgagatgGAGGGGctgaaagataaagaaagaggggaggagagggagggaagggaagggaaggggaaCGAGAGATTGAGTGAGCAtgtgagaggagggaagagagaaaggaaaaggagagggagggggtgtgcaggaggggagggagggagggaggtggtggtggtggtggtggtggtggtgggggagtggggggccggagagagacagaaagacagagtgagtgagtgagtgagtgagagagaaagaggggaaggagggagggaggggagccagagagaagaaaaagcacAGCAAAATGAAAGGCTgacaaaatgaaagagaaaaagacaaatgacaaggagaaagagaggaagggtagTAATTGCAAGAGTCCGTACTTTCACATTTAAAGTTGCAACTGAAAGACACCTAAGGACAAACAATTAGAGCAGCAACAGAAAACGTGTGGccgacacacaaacacaacagttAAGTCCACTCTTATCTTTTGAAAAGATGTTCCCACTGCGGTGCTCATATGAATGTGAAAAGTAATCTTGCTTCCCCTCACagtcacactcactcactcactcactcactcacacacacacgcacagacaagAGTGCAAGTAGCTCACTAACAAACTGCAAAAcaagtaaccccccccccccacccccacccctccctaaAAGCTGAGCAGCAACACATCTTTCTCCATCTTTAGGTTACAAACTCACCACATTGTTCCTGGAGTGATGTTTGAGGTGTTTCAGGGATCTCATCCTTCAGGAGAAATGAGTGGAGTAAAAAAATCCACCTCCTATTTATATCTGTGGGAGAGTGGGGCGGTCCCACGGCTCATCCTCCTCCTACTGTTGCTGTTATCAGAACTGACTGtgcctgcccccccccaccaccactcaGCCctccaccccacacacacacacacacacacacacacacacacacacaaacacacacacacgcacacacagcatcaccccatttctttctcttcctcccaccctctctTTCCCATctcacttctctttctctcctcttttctcttacacacacacacacacacagacacacacacacacacacacaccccttatCTCCCTTTCTCACTACATACAATCCAGCATGACCCTTcaacacacatttctctttaaGGCGCACAGAGACACAAGCTCTATCTTTTCTTGATCACACTTTATACtttgcatttcctttttttatgagTGTGcgctcaaacacacaaacaattatAGAATCTAATCAGTAGTTCCTCCTGTGTGCGCGCAGACAGATATATATGAATTTACACATGCACGAAcatgtttatatgtatgtatgtatgcaggCACACATAGAGGCACGCACACACTTTCTCTGACACGCACAAACACTCAGAGACTCTGGGTGGAGGTGCGTCTGTCAATAGCAAAACAGTCAGACAGATAATGTCTGAGAAATGCTAAAAATTTAACTTTCCAGAGACCATGTTTAGTTTGCTGGCATTATTTCTAGATTCAAACTAATTAACTATTGAGACAGCCTGAAGTATACTGTCTGAGAaattcagagtaaaaaaaattgagtgacaaaagaaaagagaaggagaaagaaaggagagaaaagcagttagaagagagggagggagggagacagacgTGGGGGAGAAAgaataaggaagaaagaagcagagGGAGGGGGAGTAAAGCTGAGTggaggaagaggcggaggagggggtgggggggtggggggggggtgaaagagacagaaagaaaaagggagagaggaaagagagccgggtgggggagggaagaagagaatgcagcaaaaaggaggaagaagggaaaggagagaCGTGGGGGTGGTGGCGGggaggggggctgggggggATGGAGTGGGggctggggggtgggggggggctgagGCATAAGAAAGGATGTggcaaaagaaagagaaagaaagaataaaagagagagaaaaaagaaagaggggagggggagtggTGGAGAGGGGGTGGGGATGggaagagagatagagggagggtTGAAAGAAAATGCAGtgaaagagaaggggggggggtgctggaggaaagaaggagagagaaaaagagagaagaaaaaagggggatggtggagtgtgaaaataaaaaagaagagtcCATCagcaagagaaaagagaaggggggggtgcagaatgaaggagaggaggaggaggtggtggagggaaggagggagggagggagggagggggggtgagagCAAAGGgaatggagagaggaaaggagatagagagacggagagagtgaggaaaaggaaaaacagcaaGGGAAGACATTAACTATTGAACTTCCAGATTTCTTTCAGGCTGTGTTGAGAAACAGTGCGGCAGAATACCTGCGGGCTAAGTACAGGTTGTGTGCTTAAGTAGTCGGCACTGAAGATGATCCTGATAATTAGACAGGTATTCTATTAGAACAGAGCTTACTTTTCCATTTAACTAGTAAACACAGAGGGGTAGGAAAtgtgtaggaaaaaaaaaaaaagtgtgtctaagATGTATGGTATAGGTGCCGGCGAGCGCGTCAAACACTGTGTGGACACATGCCAATTGTGACTGTAAAGCTGAGGACTGTGCATAAACACTTCCTACTAAATAACAGGAAAGGGCAAACCTTGAAAACCTTGATCAATCATCAGCGGCTGGGAGTGCTGCGAGAatgagaaagatagagagaaaggggagcggaggggggggtgggggggggtggaggtggaggttggggggtggaggaggaggaggaggagggagagatagGGAATGAGAGTGAGCgcaaggggaggggggggggagaaagagattGAGTGAGGGTGTGAGTGAGGGGGAGAGATAGCAGGAAGTCAAGGGAGAGAATGGGAGAGAAAATAGAAGGAGAGCAAGGGAAGAAACAAAGAGATAAGAGgctgaaagacaaagaaaccACATGGAAGAAACAACAAGGGACACgtacataaaacaacacagaactAGCCTATGgggaaaatgaaaaagacacaGACAACAAAAGTTTGGGGAAGAAATACACTGGCTCCTTTCCAGGCCTGAAAATTCATAACAGCAAAACCTGCTCGCTTGTCCATTTACTTTGGGTGCGTTTGCATGTGCCGGGCTACGGAAAACTAATAGTGGAGAAAGCTACAATGGATAATAAGCATAAAATTTCATTCAGCTCTTAGTTTTCCACAGGTTCCTATgtgcatagagagagagagcgagagagagagagagagagagagagtgagagagaaagagaaagagagagtgagtaagGGAAGTAAGCCATTGCCCAGCTCTCAAGTGTACTAACCCTCAACTGGGATttctaatgtgtgtttgtgcgtgcacATTTGTCTGATGTCTGAGatcagggacacacacacacacgcacacgcacacacacacacacacacacacacacacacacacacacacacacacacacacacaccactgactCCCAACATGCTTTCAGTTCCCCACAGCCCTGAAACAACACACTTCTGACACGGGTGTCCATATGACTTACTGTATTTCTACCAGCAACTGCTTGTCTGCTTCCAAAAACAGTTTCtagttttgtgttgtttatctATAAGAGGACAACCATGCAGTGGGGTGTCACATCCTCTCTGTGATATAGGTCAAAGTtataactttttgttttttcttttcttcacagtaAGAGGAAGAGAACAagtcggagagagagagagagagaga
Coding sequences within it:
- the znf710a gene encoding zinc finger protein 710a, encoding MTGYLTGGSPMSRSTTSSMASVSVGLHSDKHERSPQEEESSRLVRTFPKMTEGHVDVGTQTETVVVLSLAQAAVLGLISQNEIFGATIAPNGFYTGEPRERPCPQPEAMEYEYADQLIGANGDYLAEPAGEPEPQPHCSERRRPGPRGRTKRPKSDGDLVGHPHKVPSPQAQVKGERLESDTPSSCIHMNSRRSPGKQEDAITPQGSLKEEQACGNCPSCVRDTSRPPSDRQPEQEQEESSGRERERKEEELVVEEEEEEEALNLKTSGETGSPLENRYYESNEVAYESADMALPGEYEENGQAMLWSDPEGLARRMQIDRLDINVQIDESYCVDVGEGLKRWKCRMCEKSYTSKYNLVTHILGHNGIKPHECLHCGKLFKQPSHLQTHLLTHQGTRPHKCTVCEKAFTQTSHLKRHMLQHSDVKPYSCRFCGRGFAYPSELRTHENKHENGQCHVCTQCGMEFPTYAHLKRHLTSHQGPTTYQCTECHKSFAYRSQLQNHLMKHQNVRPYVCPECGMEFVQIHHLRQHALTHKVLAAHALAHKGMKEFKCDVCAREFTLSANLKRHMLIHASVRPFQCHVCFKTFVQKQTLKTHMIVHLPVKPFKCKVCGKSFNRMYNLLGHMHLHAGSKPFKCPYCTSKFNLKGNLSRHMKVKHGIMDTSIDGQEPPQDPEGQEDYEEESFEFSERENRANNNNTPDIAKLSQMEYYSTYGKGAGRFSTA
- the idh2 gene encoding isocitrate dehydrogenase [NADP], mitochondrial; the encoded protein is MAGYLKVLSSISRSAGAAFSRNPAVLAPAANCQTLQQRNYGDKRIKVAQPVVEMDGDEMTRIIWEFIKEKLILSNVDVELKYYDLGLPYRDQTDDQVTIDSALATKKYHVAVKCATITPDEARVEEFKLKKMWKSPNGTIRNILGGTVFREPIICKNIPRLVPGWTQPITIGRHAFGDQYRATDFVVDQPGKFKIIFSPTDGSKAKEWEVYDFPAGGCGMGMYNTDESITGFAHSCFQYAIGKKWPLYMSTKNTILKAYDGRFKDIFQDIFEKNYKPQFDKLKIWYEHRLIDDMVAQVLKSSGAFVWACKNYDGDVQSDILAQGFGSLGLMTSVLVCPDGKTIEAEAAHGTVTRHYREHQKGRPTSTNPIASIFAWTRGLEHRGKLDGNPDLIKFSQTLERVCVETVESGTMTKDLAGCIHGLSNVKLNEHYVNTTDFLDAIKTNLEKAIGK